From a region of the Apis mellifera strain DH4 linkage group LG2, Amel_HAv3.1, whole genome shotgun sequence genome:
- the LOC413955 gene encoding tetratricopeptide repeat protein 28 isoform X2, with product MSKWSAARLKMGLFALALQDAVRATELSPQWPKAYYRQGVALQCLGRHGEALVAFSTGLAHDPSNCQLLSGLVEASLKSPLRPTLEPTFQQLRAMKLDESPFVVISVVGQELLGAGQYKAAAGVLEAALTIGSCSLKLRGSVFSALSSAYWALNSLDKAINYMQQDLGVARSLGDTQGECRAHGNLGSAYFSKGSFKEALTAHRYQLVLAMKCKDTQAAASALTSLGHVYTAIGDLPNALASHKQCVQLVKQMGDRLQEAREIGNVGAVYLAMGEFESAVDCHTQHLRIARRLGDRVEEARAFSNLGSSHHYRRNFGQAMAYHENVLRIAQELGDRAIEMRAYAGLGHAARCAGDLAQAKLWHQRQLDVALATKDKIAEGRACSNLGIVYQLLGEHEAALKLHQAHLGIARSLGDKAGMGRAYGNIGNAYNALGYYEQAIKYHKQELTISKEVNDRSSEASTHGNLAVAYQAVQGHEAALRHYRAHLAIARELKDTAGEACALLNLANCLSSRGRFEEAVPYYENYLMLSQELHDVEGEAKACHFLGYAHYCLGNHREAVRYYDQDLALAKDLQDKSGMGRAYCNLGLAHLALENLDTALECQKYYLAIAHMTKHLAGKFRALGNIGDCLLRLGETEEAIKMHQRQLNLARQAGDRSLEAAAYGALGIAHRTMKNLDKALGFHTQELTLRQEASDLRGECRAHGNLGAVHMALGQYTHAVKCYQEQLERAKELADSGVEAQALGNLGIARLNMAHYEDAIGYFEQQLATLEPLTTGTALLNKARALGNLGDCYEALGDPEEAIKCHEQQLTAATKLKSIREQERAYRGLGRAREATGNLQEALVCFEKRLVAAHEVDSPESRGAAYGDLGRVHAALGNHEQAVSCLSHQLALARGLGDKAAEAEAASGLGAVHLLMDDPNSALRHHQLELSIAEALDAAGLQARACANLGITQEALGQFEEAIRLQEQSLSLAAAAGDQPARAAAFSSLGRLHHLCGDLSRALSYLQSGLSLSEGLGRREEAARLRHRLGLVHWEAGEAIIAVEHLEKAANLLESLDGISSTLTCGQPNKSELLSETYRMLQKVLISLNRAEEALNWAERSRRNKSNCLDDAAHYSEIIDRQRGVILYYSEVGCELHAWCLAPGRGLLRFHSTSLDDGIGLEKRVLQAREALLEETNELVEETKIPSRGHHLNASSYSLSSLFSVGSISSRAGSARWGRGSKGPTWQSPLPIQVLYDLLLAPFEDLLPPARKELIMVVEKSLYLAPLPALQSNPGEDYLCERFSLLVVPSLAALKKRSKTPMPEGGATVAALVAGNPVLPEEIREEYGWSESVTSTETESEIVAELLEARALTGTEATRSTVLRSLPDAECVHLTVPVFWNSASLALTADPCEDSSVRPEYLLSYSDITKLRISARLVVISSGHGWNSTENTTTTSDGVQNLAKALLNAGAQCVLIGMWAVPPTAGSILLRAFYSAMLQGARASRALAEAMQTVQHTRHFAHPANWAGWLLIGGDARLSNKVALMGQALAELLRGGPEQSRDALRVTLHLVEKSLQRIHRGQKNAMYTTQRSIENKVGAATGWRELLMSVGFRFEPAGNGIPSSVFFPQSDPEERLTRCSASLQALLGLGPSSLHALARLLQAPEAAEDVIAAMRRATCATEGQEVTLPVQVWRASGSHELFASLGFDLMEVGQSEVTLRTGKQASRRAVQFALQALLALFDTQEAPKSLTLDSSSSMESLASVAHIEKNVIERPRLGGAFANYVRHRGEPDGKTMEPPNVPIPTSRQPCQNGGGESDVAFTPSPPVALNLNHQTRIRNLYPDQSIRPGSSSSSSVTDWDNGHATVLRRQPLPPLPATVLERLSVRTEIGSNSPRKPRHPTTTEDICSQTDSTQSTETHNQNLRNVATSLTSLTRELTPTISEVYHERNLGLGLAPSLSKLLGEVSSVSGNEENQSTRTNHNQNQNWIQNESELCRRDEADGRSIAESQCSATSSNKIHRKAPPPPV from the exons ATGTCAAAATG GTCAGCTGCCCGGCTTAAAATGGGTTTATTTGCACTTGCTCTTCAAGATGCTGTCAGAGCCACTGAACTTAGTCCTCAATGGCCAaag gCATACTATCGTCAAGGAGTTGCATTACAATGTCTAGGAAGACATGGAGAGGCTCTTGTAGCCTTTAGTACAGGTTTGGCACATGATCCTTCCAATTGTCAACTTTTGTCTGGTCTTGTGGAAGCATCATTAAAATCACCATTACGTCCAACGTTAGAACCAACATTTCAACAATTACGTGCAATGAAACTTGATGAATCTCCTTTTGTTGTCATTTCTGTTGTTGGTCAAGAACTTCTTGGAGCAGGACAATATAAAGCAGCAGCTGGAGTATTAGAAGCTGCACTTACTATTGGATCTTgtagtttaaaattaagaggTTCTGTATTTTCTGCTCTATCTAGCGCATATTGGGCACTAAATTCTTTAGATAAAGCTATCAATTATATGCAACAAGATTTag GTGTGGCACGATCTTTAGGAGATACACAGGGTGAATGTCGAGCTCATGGAAATCTGGGCTCAGCATATTTTAGCAAGGGCAGTTTTAAGGAAGCTTTAACAGCACACAGGTATCAATTGGTTTTAGCTATGAAGTGCAAAGATACTCAGGCTGCAGCGTCTGCTTTAACTAGCCTCGGTCACGTTTATACAGCTATTGGTGATTTACCAAATGCACTTGCATCTCATAAACAATGTGTACAATTAGTAAAACAAATGGGAGATCGACTTCAGGAAGCTCGAGAAATAGGAAATGTGGGAGCAGTTTATTTAGCAATGGGAGAATTTGAAAGTGCTGTTGATTGTCATACACAGCATTTAAGAATAGCAAGACGCTTAGGAGATCGTGTAGAAGAAGCAAGAGCTTTTAGCAATTTAGGTTCATCTCATcattatcgaagaaattttggtCAAGCAATGGCTTATCATGAAAATGTTCTAAGAATAGCTCAAGAACTTGGTGATAGAGCAATAGAAATGAGAGCATATGCTGGGCTGGGTCATGCTGCAAGATGTGCAg GTGATCTTGCACAGGCTAAACTATGGCACCAGAGGCAACTTGATGTTGCATTAGCTACAAAAGACAAAATTGCTGAAGGACGAGCATGTAGTAATTTAGGAATAGTTTATCAATTACTTGGTGAACATGAAGCTGCACTTAAATTACATCAAGCTCATTTAGGAATTGCTAGATCATTAGGAGATAAAGCTGGTATGGGTAGAGCATatggaaatattggaaatgcTTATAATGCATTAGGATATTATGAACAAgctattaaatatcataaacaaGAATTAACAATAAGCAAAGag GTTAATGATCGTAGTTCAGAAGCTAGTACACATGGAAATTTAGCAGTAGCATATCAGGCAGTACAAGGTCATGAAGCAGCATTAAGACATTATAGAGCACATTTAGCTATAGCACGTGAATTAAAAGATACAGCTGGTGAAGCATGTGCTTTGCTTAATCTTGCCAATTGTTTATCATCTCGTGGCAGATTTGAAGAAGCTGTtccatattatgaaaattatcttatgTTATCTCAGGAGTTACATGACGTGGAAGGCGAAGCTAAAGCATGTCATTTCTTAGGTTATGCTCATTATTGTTTAGGTAATCATCGTGAAGCTGTTAGATACTATGATCAAGATTTAGCATTAGCTAAAGATTTACAGGATAAATCTGGAATGGGAAGAGCTTATTGTAATTTAGGATTAGCACATTTAGCTCTTGAAAATTTAGACACAGCTCTAGaatgtcaaaaatattatttag CTATTGCACATATGACTAAACATTTAGCTGGAAAATTTCGTGCTTTGGGAAATATTGGTGATTGTCTTTTACGTCTTGGTGAAACTGAAGAAGCAATAAAAATGCATCAACGACAATTAAATTTAGCACGACAAGCAGGTGATCGTAGTTTAGAAGCTGCTGCTTATGGAGCTTTAGGTATTGCACATCGGACAATGAAAAATCTTGATAAAGCATTAGGATTTCATACTCAAGAATTAACTTTAAGACAAGAAGCTAGTGATTTACGTGGCGAATGTAGAGCTCATGGGAACTTAGGAGCAGTACATATGGCATTAGGTCAATATACTCATGCAGTAAAATGTTATCAAGAACAGCTTGAAAGGGCAAAAGAATTAGCAGATTCAGGAGTTGAAGCTCAAGCTTtag GAAATTTGGGAATAGCTAGACTTAACATGGCACATTATGAAGATGCAATTGGTTACTTTGAACAACAATTAGCGACTTTAGAACCATTAACTACAGGCACAGCTTTATTGAATAAAGCAAGAGCACTTGGTAATTTAGGCGATTGTTATGAAGCTTTAGGAGATCCAGAGGAAGCTATTAAATGTCATGAACAACAATTAACAGCTgctacaaaattaaaaagtataagagAACAAGAAAGAGCATATCGTGGTTTAGGCCGAGCTCGGGAAGCAACTGGAAATTTACAAGAAGCTTTAGTTTGTTTTGAGAAAAGATTAGTAGCTGCACATGAAGTTGATAGTCCAGAATCGAGAGGCGCAGCTTACGGAGATTtag GTCGAGTACATGCTGCATTAGGTAACCATGAACAAGCTGTTAGTTGTTTATCACATCAATTAGCTCTTGCCAGGGGACTTGGAGATAAAGctgcagaagcagaagctgcTAGTGGATTAGGAGCTGTTCATTTATTAATGGATGATCCAAATTCTGCATTACGACATCACCAATTGGAACTTTCAATTGCTGAAGCTTTAGATGCAGCTGGATTACAAGCTAGAGCTTGTGCAAATTTAGGTATAACTCAAGAAGCTTTAGGACAATTTGAAGAAGCAATAAGATTACAAGAACAATCATTAAGTCTTGCAGCAGCAGCTGGAGATCAACCGGCAAGAGCAGCTGCATTTTCTAGTTTAGGTCGACTTCATCATTTATGTGGTGATTTATCACGAGCTTTGAGTTACTTACAATCTGGATTATCTTTATCTGAAGGAttaggaagaagagaagaagcagCTAGATTGAGACATAGACTTGGTCTTGTTCATTGGGAAGCTGGAGAGGCAATTATTGCTGTAGAACATTTAGAAAAAGCagcaaatttattagaatcatTAGACGGAATTTCTTCAACTCTAACTTGTGGACAACCAAATAAGTCTGAATTATTATCAGAGACATACAGAATGTTACAAAAAGTACTAATTAGTTTAAATAGAGCTGAAGAAGCTTTGAATTGGGCAGAAAGATCGAGacgaaataaaagtaattgtttGGATGATGCTGCGCATTATTCCGAAATTATTGATAGACAACGTggagttattttatattatag tgAAGTAGGATGTGAATTACATGCTTGGTGCTTAGCACCTGGTCGAGGATTATTGCGATTTCATTCCACTAGTTTAGATGATGGTATAGGATTAGAGAAACGAGTTTTACAAGCACGAGAAGCTCTTTTAGAGGAAACAAATGAACTTgttgaagaaacaaaaataccaTCAAGAGGACATCATCTTAATGCTAGTTCATATAGTTTGAGCAGTTTGTTTAGTGTGGGTTCAATTAGTTCACGAGCAGGAAGTGCTCGATGGGGACGAGGAAGTAAAGGACCTACATGGCAATCACCATTACCAATTCAAGTACTTTATGATTTACTTTTAGCACCATTTGAAGATCTTTTACCACCtgcaagaaaagaattaattatggtAGTGgagaaatcattatatttagcTCCACTTCCAGCTTTACAATCAAATCCTGGAGAAGATTATTTATGtgaaagattttctttattagtGGTACCATCTCTAGCAGCTTTAAAAAAGCGGTCAAAAACTCCTATGCCAGAAGGAGGTGCAACAGTAGCTGCACTAGTTGCAGGAAATCCTGTGCTTCCTGAAGAAATTAGGGAAGAATATGGATGGTCTGAAAGCGTTACTTCAACTGAAACAGAATCTGAAATAGTTGCTGAATTATTAGAAGCTCGTGCTTTAACCG gtaCAGAAGCAACAAGATCAACAGTTTTAAGATCTTTACCTGATGCAGAATGTGTACATTTAACAGTACCAGTTTTCTGGAATTCTGCTAGTTTAGCATTAACTGCAGATCCTTGTGAAGATTCTTCTGTAAGaccagaatatttattaagttattcagatattacaaaattaagaatatctgCTCGTTTAGTTGTAATATCTAGTGGTCATGGTTGGAATAGTACAGAAAATACAACTACTACATCAGATGGTGTACAAAATTTAGCCAAAGCTTTATTAAATGCAGGAGCACAATGTGTACTTATAGGAATGTGGGCAGTTCCACCTACAGCTGGTAGTATATTATTACGAGCATTTTATAGTGCTATGTTACAAGGTGCTAGAGCGTCAAGAGCATTGGCAGAAGCTATGCAAACAGTCCAACATACAAGACATTTTGCACATCCTGCAAATTGGGCTGGATGGTTACTTATTGGAGGAGATGCAAGATTATCAAATAAg gTTGCTTTAATGGGACAAGCACTTGCTGAATTATTACGCGGAGGTCCTGAACAAAGTCGTGATGCACTACGTGTCACACTTCATTTAGTAGAAAAATCATTACAACGAATACATCGTGGTCAAAAAAATGCTATGTATACAACACAGCGTAGCATTGAAAATAAAGTAGGTGCTGCCACCGGTTGGCGAGAACTTTTAATGTCAGTAGGTTTTAGATTTGAACCTGCTGGAAATGGAATACCATCTTCTGTATTTTTTCCACAAAGCGATCCTGAAGAAAGATTAACAAGATGTAGTGCAAGTTTGCAAGCATTATTAGGATTGGGACCATCATCATTACATGCACTTGCTAGATTATTGCag GCACCAGAAGCAGCAGAAGATGTTATTGCTGCAATGAGAAGAGCTACATGCGCAACAGAAGGTCAAGAAGTTACATTACCAGTTCAAGTATGGAGAGCATCAGGATCCCATGAATTATTTGCAAGTTTAGGTTTTGATCTCATGGAAGTTGGTCAATCAGAAGTTACATTAAGAACAGGAAAACAAGCATCACGAAGAGCTGTTCAATTTGCTCTTCAAGCTCTTCTAGCTTTATTCG aTACACAAGAAGCACCTAAAAGTTTGACTTTAGATTCTAGTAGCTCAATGGAAAGTTTAGCTTCTGTTGctcatattgaaaaaaatgtcataGAAAGACCTAGATTAGGAGGTGCATTTGCAAATTATGTTCGACATCGAGGTGAACCGGATGGTAAAACTATGGAACCACCAAATGTTCCAATTCCTACATCACGACAACCATGTCAAAATGGTGGAG gtGAATCAGATGTTGCTTTTACTCCTAGTCCTCCTGTAGcacttaatttaaatcatcaaACACGGATCAGAAATCTTTATCCTGATCAAAGCATAAGACCAGGATCTAGTTCAAGCAGTTCAGTAACAGATTGGGATAATGGTCATGCAACAGTTTTGAGACGACAACCATTACCACCTTTACCAGCAACAGTACTAGAAAGATTAAGTGTTAGAACAGAAATTGGATCAAATTCTCCAAGAAAACCTCGTCATCCAACAACAACTGAGGATATTTGTTCTCAGACTGATTCTACACAATCTACAGAAAcacataatcaaaatttaaggAATGTAGCTACATCTCTTACGAGTTTAACTCGTGAATTAACACCTACAATTTCAGAAGTATATCATGAGCGAAATTTAGGATTAGGATTGGCACCATCTTTATCAAAGTTATTAGGAGAAGTAAGTTCTGTTTCtggaaatgaagaaaatcaaTCAACACGAACAAatcataatcaaaatcaaaattggaTACAAAACGAATCAGAATTATGTCGAAGAGATGAAGCTGATGGTAGATCCATTGCTGAATCACAATGTAGTGCTACCAGCTCTAACAAAATACATAGAAAAGCACCTCCTCCTCCAGTGtag